A region of Halalkaliarchaeum desulfuricum DNA encodes the following proteins:
- a CDS encoding helix-turn-helix transcriptional regulator, translating to MAAHDDVQYLAGSPVRANILAALCEEPLRPTQLTDRVDATRTTVQRILAGYLDREWVVKRGHRYTVTVTGRGVYRAYESLCADVERASELGSFASHIGPIADDLPWTALESAEVTAASDRDPFSTVQRLVELISTADADRMRAITPIVAEVFNEAAAEFIEGGGHLELTIDSGVLEASRTGFPEAVDRAVENGDVEVRVHPEPIGFGLMLCEEWACLGAYDDENNVRAVIESDSSELFDWANEQYGRYRSRTRPLAEVLEEQAVRSPDRPADERQRQDSTSSEHQR from the coding sequence ATGGCTGCACACGACGACGTTCAGTATCTGGCCGGATCGCCGGTCCGCGCGAACATTCTCGCCGCCCTCTGCGAGGAGCCGCTCCGGCCGACACAACTGACCGACCGCGTGGACGCCACCAGAACGACTGTCCAGCGAATCCTCGCCGGATATCTGGACCGCGAGTGGGTGGTCAAGCGCGGACATCGGTACACGGTGACCGTCACCGGGCGGGGCGTGTATCGCGCCTACGAGTCGCTGTGTGCAGACGTCGAACGGGCCAGCGAACTCGGGTCGTTCGCGTCCCATATCGGCCCGATCGCCGACGATCTCCCGTGGACCGCCCTCGAGAGTGCCGAGGTCACCGCCGCGAGCGACCGGGACCCGTTCTCGACGGTCCAGCGGCTGGTGGAACTCATCTCGACGGCCGACGCCGACCGCATGCGCGCGATCACCCCAATCGTCGCCGAGGTGTTCAACGAGGCAGCCGCCGAGTTCATCGAGGGCGGCGGTCACCTCGAGTTGACGATAGACAGCGGCGTCCTGGAAGCGTCCCGGACCGGGTTTCCCGAGGCCGTCGATCGCGCCGTAGAGAACGGCGACGTCGAGGTCCGGGTTCATCCGGAACCGATCGGGTTCGGCCTGATGCTGTGTGAGGAGTGGGCCTGCCTTGGCGCGTACGACGACGAGAACAACGTCCGGGCCGTGATCGAATCCGACTCGTCGGAGCTGTTCGACTGGGCGAACGAACAGTACGGACGGTATCGATCTCGCACGAGACCGCTCGCGGAGGTACTCGAGGAACAGGCAGTGCGTTCACCAGATCGACCGGCCGACGAACGCCAGCGGCAAGACTCCACCTCCAGCGAACACCAGCGGTGA
- a CDS encoding polyprenyl synthetase family protein: MEYLEHRVELVNDRLTEVIEGVEPAQLTAELEHVVLAGGKRVRPAVTVLSCEACGGDPAEAVDFAAGIEFVHNASLVVDDIIDRSQLRRGTPSAWAEFGYGPALITSDGLLGEAFALFSADDRATQIVAEAMVELGEGEATELVSYPDSEEAYMELARRKTGALFRAAAELGAVAADADAFTVEAFGEYAERVGIAFQIRDDVLDATADADDLGKPTGQDEQMDRPSFVQVTGLSVEEANQRAQRQADLALQSLEAADVPETAAKGYLRDLAEFVVVRER, encoded by the coding sequence ATGGAGTATCTCGAGCATCGGGTCGAGCTCGTGAACGACCGTCTCACCGAGGTGATCGAGGGGGTCGAACCCGCACAGCTCACTGCGGAGCTGGAACACGTCGTGCTGGCGGGTGGCAAGCGGGTGCGTCCGGCAGTGACGGTGCTGTCCTGTGAGGCGTGCGGCGGGGATCCGGCGGAGGCGGTCGACTTCGCTGCCGGCATCGAGTTCGTTCACAACGCGTCGCTGGTCGTCGACGATATCATCGACCGCTCGCAGCTTCGACGAGGCACCCCGAGCGCCTGGGCCGAGTTCGGTTACGGCCCAGCGTTGATCACCAGCGACGGGTTACTCGGCGAGGCGTTCGCGCTGTTTTCCGCTGACGATCGGGCGACCCAGATCGTCGCGGAGGCGATGGTCGAACTCGGCGAGGGGGAGGCGACCGAGCTCGTCTCCTATCCTGACTCCGAGGAGGCGTACATGGAACTGGCCCGGCGCAAGACCGGCGCGCTGTTCCGCGCGGCGGCGGAGTTGGGGGCCGTCGCCGCCGACGCCGACGCGTTCACCGTCGAGGCGTTCGGCGAGTACGCCGAGCGGGTCGGCATCGCGTTCCAGATCCGGGACGACGTTCTGGACGCGACAGCCGACGCCGACGACCTGGGGAAACCGACCGGTCAGGACGAACAGATGGACCGTCCCTCGTTCGTCCAGGTGACCGGCCTCTCCGTCGAGGAGGCGAACCAGCGGGCCCAGCGGCAGGCCGACCTCGCCCTCCAGTCGCTGGAGGCCGCAGACGTCCCCGAAACCGCGGCGAAAGGGTATCTCCGCGACCTCGCAGAGTTCGTCGTCGTGCGGGAGCGTTGA
- a CDS encoding DUF5802 family protein: MFERFSSGYYLGEMYVEPHEGDHAVLNRADHERVNEQLYATGEGLERLDAPLVMKLDGRHFPVLGDDDVPTGTLALPPTYTERRLPATREVLLAKADRALELLRYAGWEPSAGT; this comes from the coding sequence ATGTTCGAACGATTTTCCAGCGGATACTACCTCGGGGAAATGTACGTCGAACCGCACGAGGGCGATCATGCGGTGCTCAACCGTGCGGATCACGAGCGGGTAAACGAGCAGCTGTACGCGACCGGCGAGGGTCTCGAACGGCTCGACGCGCCGCTGGTCATGAAACTCGACGGGCGACATTTCCCCGTACTCGGCGACGACGACGTTCCCACCGGGACGCTCGCGCTCCCACCGACGTACACCGAACGCCGGCTGCCGGCGACCCGCGAGGTGCTGCTCGCGAAGGCCGACCGGGCCCTCGAACTCCTCCGGTATGCGGGCTGGGAGCCCTCCGCCGGCACCTGA
- a CDS encoding TrmB family transcriptional regulator — protein sequence MSDRREGTETRIGEGEATLRDLGFSSYEERAYRALLALGSATASEISEASEVPMGRIYDALSGLESHGAVRTQDGSHPTVYAAVEPEVVVDRVLEVRTRELRDRLERYQSQREELVSALREIEVPEDEFWTAVMGPEESMELLLERIDTAESSVTLVADTVSSQFELDELGPRILETLFDAYRREVDISILLSESVLDQLGRELGDGEGLDHRPFDWSLFELRASDDLHGNFTLIDDAEICIAIPNPAAPDDLFGMVNFRDAHFAARADATFERAWGDARRITSLSTALEE from the coding sequence ATGAGCGATCGACGCGAGGGAACGGAGACGCGGATCGGCGAAGGAGAGGCGACGCTTCGGGATCTGGGGTTTTCGAGCTACGAAGAGCGAGCCTATCGGGCGTTGCTTGCGCTGGGATCGGCCACCGCAAGCGAGATTTCGGAGGCGAGCGAGGTCCCGATGGGACGGATCTACGACGCCTTGAGCGGGCTGGAGTCTCACGGGGCGGTCCGGACCCAGGACGGGAGCCATCCGACCGTCTACGCCGCGGTCGAACCGGAGGTGGTCGTCGACAGGGTACTCGAGGTGCGAACCAGGGAACTGCGCGACCGGCTCGAACGGTATCAGTCACAGCGGGAGGAACTCGTCTCTGCGCTCCGCGAGATCGAGGTGCCCGAAGACGAGTTCTGGACGGCTGTGATGGGACCGGAAGAGTCGATGGAGCTGTTGCTCGAGCGCATCGACACCGCCGAGTCGTCGGTGACGCTCGTGGCCGACACCGTGAGCTCCCAGTTCGAGCTCGACGAACTCGGCCCCCGGATCCTGGAGACCCTGTTCGACGCCTACAGGCGGGAGGTCGACATTTCGATTCTGCTTTCCGAGTCCGTTCTCGATCAACTCGGACGCGAGTTGGGCGACGGCGAGGGGCTCGACCACCGGCCGTTCGACTGGTCGCTGTTCGAACTACGGGCGAGCGACGACCTCCACGGCAACTTCACGCTGATCGACGACGCGGAGATCTGCATCGCGATCCCGAACCCGGCGGCGCCGGACGACCTGTTCGGGATGGTAAACTTCCGTGACGCCCACTTCGCGGCCCGGGCGGACGCGACGTTCGAGCGCGCTTGGGGGGACGCGAGACGGATCACCTCGCTGTCCACCGCGCTCGAAGAGTGA
- a CDS encoding electron transfer flavoprotein subunit beta/FixA family protein, which yields MKVLVTVKEVAEAADDFEISGTEIEEGYLEYDLNEWDDYAIEEAVQLSEERDDVETVGVTIGPERSEETIRMALAKGLDRAVRVWDDAIARQDLLDVDAKARLLEAIVEQEEPDLILSGVQANDDSFGATGVALARQLGVQWAAVVNRMELTEDDTVANVRRELEGGVEELTEVDMPAVLTIQTGINEPRYASLRGIRQAQSKEIDVQGLEDLELGEDAVEGALDLTRMYEPVSESDAEIFEGDPGETAGELAEVLQEKGVGAQ from the coding sequence ATGAAAGTTCTCGTCACGGTGAAGGAGGTCGCTGAGGCCGCCGACGACTTCGAGATCTCGGGGACGGAGATCGAGGAGGGGTATCTGGAGTACGATCTCAACGAGTGGGACGATTACGCCATCGAGGAAGCCGTCCAGCTCTCCGAAGAGCGCGACGACGTCGAAACCGTCGGGGTAACGATCGGTCCCGAGCGCAGCGAGGAGACGATCCGGATGGCGCTGGCGAAAGGGCTCGACCGGGCGGTGCGCGTCTGGGACGATGCGATCGCCCGGCAGGACCTGCTCGATGTCGACGCGAAGGCACGACTGCTCGAGGCGATCGTCGAACAGGAGGAGCCCGATCTCATTTTGTCGGGCGTGCAGGCAAACGACGACAGCTTCGGTGCCACCGGCGTCGCGCTCGCCCGCCAGCTCGGGGTCCAGTGGGCCGCGGTGGTAAACCGGATGGAGCTCACCGAGGACGACACGGTCGCGAACGTTCGCCGCGAACTGGAGGGCGGCGTCGAGGAGCTCACCGAAGTCGACATGCCGGCTGTCCTCACGATCCAGACGGGGATCAACGAACCACGATACGCCAGCCTCCGCGGCATCCGGCAGGCACAGAGCAAAGAGATCGACGTGCAGGGTCTCGAGGACCTGGAGTTGGGGGAAGACGCCGTCGAGGGAGCCCTCGATCTCACGCGCATGTACGAGCCGGTGAGCGAATCCGACGCCGAGATCTTCGAGGGTGACCCGGGCGAGACCGCCGGTGAACTTGCTGAAGTCCTCCAGGAGAAGGGGGTGGGTGCCCAATGA
- a CDS encoding electron transfer flavoprotein subunit alpha/FixB family protein — MSAVLAVADHRRGELRDVSFELLTAGRELADDLDGELHVAVIGGDVESFADKLDRDGVDVVHTVDEGEEFNHDVYVQAVEALCGEIDATAILAPNSVNGLDYAPAVANGLSIPLVTDAVALEYEDGLEVTREMYGSKVETTVEVDADRFFVTIRSGEWPATEDRGDASLEPFEFDLDESAVGSRVTGFEEVGEGDVDISDADVLVSIGRGIEEEENLEIVEALADALDATLAASRPVVDNGWLPKNRQVGQSGKVVTPEVYIAVGISGAVQHVAGMKGAKTIVAINTDPNAPIFDIADYGIVDDLFEVVPELTEQFS; from the coding sequence ATGAGCGCCGTGCTCGCGGTCGCGGACCACCGTCGCGGCGAACTGCGGGACGTGAGCTTCGAACTGCTCACTGCGGGTCGGGAACTCGCCGACGACCTGGACGGTGAGCTCCACGTCGCAGTGATCGGTGGCGACGTCGAATCGTTCGCAGATAAACTCGACCGGGACGGGGTCGATGTCGTCCACACCGTCGACGAGGGCGAGGAGTTCAACCACGACGTGTACGTGCAGGCGGTCGAGGCGCTGTGCGGGGAGATCGACGCGACGGCGATCCTCGCGCCCAACAGCGTCAACGGGCTGGATTACGCGCCGGCGGTCGCCAACGGGCTGTCGATCCCGCTCGTGACCGACGCGGTAGCACTGGAGTACGAGGACGGCCTCGAGGTGACCCGCGAGATGTACGGGTCGAAGGTCGAGACGACCGTCGAGGTGGACGCAGACCGGTTCTTCGTGACGATCCGGAGCGGGGAGTGGCCAGCCACGGAAGACCGGGGCGACGCGTCCCTCGAGCCGTTCGAGTTCGACCTGGACGAGTCGGCGGTCGGCAGCCGAGTCACGGGATTCGAGGAGGTCGGCGAGGGTGACGTCGACATCTCGGATGCGGACGTGCTGGTGTCGATCGGTCGGGGTATCGAAGAGGAGGAGAACCTGGAAATCGTCGAAGCGCTGGCGGACGCGCTGGACGCGACGCTTGCGGCCTCGAGACCGGTCGTCGACAACGGCTGGTTGCCGAAGAACCGTCAGGTCGGCCAGTCCGGCAAGGTCGTCACCCCGGAGGTGTACATCGCGGTCGGCATCTCGGGAGCGGTCCAGCACGTCGCCGGGATGAAGGGCGCGAAGACGATCGTCGCGATCAACACCGACCCGAACGCGCCGATCTTCGACATCGCGGATTACGGCATCGTCGACGACCTCTTCGAGGTCGTTCCCGAGCTGACCGAACAGTTCAGCTAG
- a CDS encoding helix-turn-helix transcriptional regulator — MRRSALLAAVVLFGVFAGAAAMVPAAGTPSPVHPADALQPSVDGDHTQSLEALGGAENPPETTFRVVLHGDGNATWNVTAEYHLETDADRDAFDDFATDFEGGTADAPFDVETFEQIVAVADDSTDREMAMTAVRRAAEREGNVGTLRVEFTWTAFLASDDGKLVLDDALTTADGDPLLGSLESNQQLVVVTPDGYQVDTTPGVNPDLREGNAWIEGPQLFTAEDRLIITYSPVDTDPTPGTPTEAAGDSWEIIGGAFLIGVAILIAALLYRRKTEGEGVQSDAVVPTAGEDSSGDVPSQPVEGVGGPGEEEAADDEVDLSLLSDEERVERLLEQRGGRMRQAEIVEETGWSDAKVSQLLSRMADEGWIEKLRLGRENLISLPDDVDADGNGGTGGDTGGGGDTGGEGNTGGAGNTDRDTHADE; from the coding sequence ATGCGGCGTTCCGCCCTCTTGGCCGCGGTCGTGCTGTTCGGTGTGTTTGCCGGGGCAGCCGCGATGGTCCCCGCGGCGGGTACGCCCTCTCCGGTCCATCCAGCTGACGCCCTGCAGCCGTCCGTCGACGGCGACCACACACAGTCTCTGGAAGCCCTCGGTGGTGCCGAGAACCCTCCCGAAACGACGTTCCGCGTCGTGCTTCACGGGGACGGGAACGCGACCTGGAACGTGACGGCCGAGTACCACCTCGAGACTGACGCCGACCGGGACGCGTTCGACGACTTCGCAACCGATTTCGAGGGTGGGACCGCGGACGCCCCGTTCGACGTCGAGACGTTCGAACAGATCGTCGCAGTCGCCGACGACTCCACCGATCGGGAGATGGCGATGACCGCCGTCCGCCGGGCCGCAGAACGCGAAGGGAACGTCGGGACTCTCCGCGTGGAGTTCACCTGGACGGCGTTTCTCGCGTCCGACGATGGGAAGCTCGTTCTCGACGACGCGTTGACGACAGCCGACGGCGATCCGCTCTTGGGATCGCTCGAATCGAACCAGCAGCTCGTCGTCGTGACGCCGGACGGCTACCAGGTGGACACGACGCCGGGAGTGAACCCTGACCTCAGAGAGGGTAACGCCTGGATCGAAGGGCCACAGCTGTTCACCGCCGAGGACCGTCTGATCATAACGTACAGCCCCGTCGATACGGATCCCACCCCGGGAACGCCGACCGAGGCGGCCGGAGACTCCTGGGAGATCATCGGCGGCGCCTTCCTGATCGGGGTGGCGATCCTGATCGCCGCGCTGCTGTATCGTCGAAAGACGGAGGGAGAAGGCGTCCAGTCGGACGCCGTGGTACCGACGGCCGGGGAAGATTCGTCCGGGGACGTACCGTCGCAACCCGTCGAGGGGGTCGGGGGACCGGGAGAAGAGGAGGCGGCCGACGACGAGGTCGATCTTTCGCTGCTTTCCGACGAGGAGCGGGTCGAACGGTTGCTGGAGCAACGCGGCGGGCGGATGCGACAGGCGGAAATCGTCGAGGAGACTGGCTGGTCGGACGCGAAGGTGTCCCAACTGCTCTCCAGGATGGCCGACGAGGGCTGGATCGAGAAGCTCCGCCTCGGCCGCGAGAACCTGATTTCGCTGCCGGACGACGTGGATGCCGACGGGAACGGTGGTACCGGCGGCGATACCGGCGGGGGCGGCGATACCGGCGGGGAGGGAAATACCGGCGGGGCGGGGAATACCGACCGTGACACCCACGCCGACGAGTGA
- a CDS encoding phosphoribosyltransferase family protein, whose translation MNRAEKAGLQLQAVAVLRMLKQTRTYDELAAVTGLPAGDLNRYVNGHVLPGTDRAREVVDGVGREALASELRARVTVDEEGYVDNSSVVFDQSFLDLVAPVAVETLEFDRPDVVLTAATDGITLGAAMASHFDARIAYAKKSKETAVEEFIESRHRLASGIELTYYLPATAIDEGETVLVVDDLIRSGETQELLLDIAEQAGAEVTGVFTLIAVGREGLDRARAFTEAPVGALTTFEE comes from the coding sequence ATGAACAGAGCCGAGAAGGCCGGCCTGCAGCTACAGGCGGTCGCAGTGTTGCGAATGCTGAAGCAGACCCGGACGTACGACGAACTGGCGGCGGTGACCGGGCTTCCGGCGGGTGATCTGAACCGGTACGTCAACGGCCACGTGCTGCCCGGGACCGACCGCGCCCGGGAGGTGGTCGACGGGGTCGGCCGGGAGGCGCTCGCGTCGGAGCTTCGCGCCCGAGTTACCGTCGACGAGGAGGGGTACGTCGATAACTCCTCGGTGGTTTTCGATCAGTCGTTTCTCGATCTCGTCGCGCCGGTCGCCGTCGAGACGCTCGAGTTCGATCGGCCGGACGTCGTGTTGACTGCAGCGACCGACGGGATCACCCTCGGAGCGGCGATGGCCTCGCATTTCGACGCGCGGATCGCCTACGCGAAGAAATCCAAGGAGACCGCAGTCGAAGAGTTCATCGAGTCGCGACACCGGCTCGCCTCGGGGATCGAACTCACCTACTACCTGCCGGCGACGGCGATCGACGAGGGCGAGACGGTGCTGGTCGTCGACGATCTCATTCGGTCGGGGGAGACCCAGGAACTACTCCTGGACATCGCCGAGCAGGCCGGCGCAGAGGTGACCGGCGTCTTCACGCTGATCGCCGTCGGGCGGGAGGGGCTCGACCGTGCCCGGGCGTTCACGGAGGCGCCGGTCGGCGCCCTCACGACGTTCGAGGAGTGA
- a CDS encoding DUF7096 domain-containing protein → MAAPILLSVLLVVATAGVGAFAPDANGEQPAIEAGDDVPPPDASIAAVGAETGQLTAPDDYTRQLEPRGENATRVLGIPDDDVDSSDVRREHADIGPAVGYGTDATGMEIKTESIERQIESIEETDERQRQILAEISEIEQREITLNGRERTAVEAYSTGEIDARELVVRLARVSMEAQILRERLEMLGEQADETPDFSVDARANNIDFQLRTYDGPVRNHAKGILEGEHPSERVFVESGGDAVVLSMIHDGEYVREAKVPDRQDRSTTGSMELEGAESVTFGSYPEIAATREGADSIGSDGLFIVQVPHAGGELTTFVDGGSEQVFIDHQRIPLDDTIGQVPVSDVQEGLNVTVDRSYPGGPVRVTVLDVETDEPVIGATVTVGDAVQSETVGTTDIDGQHWVVSPRDPFLLTVLGEDTTVARLEIQPTETPHIEAYQLENETD, encoded by the coding sequence ATGGCCGCCCCGATCCTGCTTTCGGTCCTCCTGGTCGTCGCCACCGCCGGCGTCGGCGCGTTCGCCCCGGACGCAAACGGGGAGCAGCCGGCCATCGAGGCCGGCGACGACGTCCCCCCTCCTGACGCCTCGATTGCCGCCGTCGGCGCCGAAACCGGGCAGCTGACAGCCCCTGACGACTACACCAGGCAGCTGGAGCCCCGTGGGGAGAACGCAACCCGGGTGCTCGGAATCCCCGACGACGACGTCGACAGCTCGGACGTCAGGCGGGAACACGCCGACATCGGCCCGGCCGTCGGCTACGGCACGGACGCCACCGGCATGGAGATCAAAACGGAATCGATAGAACGACAGATCGAATCCATCGAGGAAACCGACGAGCGACAGCGGCAGATCCTTGCAGAGATTTCCGAGATCGAACAGCGAGAGATAACCCTCAACGGCCGGGAGCGAACCGCCGTCGAGGCGTACAGCACGGGCGAGATCGACGCCAGGGAGCTCGTCGTCCGGCTCGCTCGCGTGAGCATGGAGGCACAGATTCTTCGCGAGCGGCTCGAAATGCTCGGAGAACAGGCAGACGAGACGCCGGACTTCAGTGTCGACGCTCGGGCGAACAACATCGACTTCCAGCTGCGGACCTACGACGGCCCCGTGCGGAACCACGCCAAAGGCATACTCGAGGGGGAACACCCCTCCGAACGAGTGTTCGTCGAGTCCGGCGGCGACGCTGTCGTCCTGTCGATGATACACGACGGCGAGTACGTCCGCGAGGCGAAAGTCCCCGACCGGCAGGACCGGTCGACGACCGGATCGATGGAACTCGAGGGTGCCGAGAGCGTGACGTTCGGCAGCTATCCCGAAATCGCCGCGACCCGGGAGGGTGCCGACTCGATCGGCTCCGACGGCCTCTTTATCGTCCAGGTGCCACACGCCGGCGGCGAGCTAACGACGTTCGTCGATGGGGGCAGCGAACAGGTGTTCATCGATCACCAGCGGATCCCCCTGGACGACACCATCGGTCAGGTGCCCGTCTCCGACGTCCAGGAAGGACTCAACGTGACCGTCGATCGGTCCTACCCCGGCGGTCCCGTCCGGGTGACCGTCCTCGATGTGGAGACCGACGAGCCGGTGATCGGTGCGACAGTCACCGTCGGCGACGCCGTGCAAAGCGAAACCGTGGGAACGACCGATATCGACGGCCAACACTGGGTCGTCTCTCCGCGCGATCCGTTCCTGCTGACCGTCCTCGGCGAGGACACGACGGTGGCGCGACTCGAGATCCAGCCGACCGAGACGCCACATATAGAGGCGTATCAGCTCGAAAACGAGACCGACTGA
- a CDS encoding Vms1/Ankzf1 family peptidyl-tRNA hydrolase — MIDRLLGRAELKARIDELEEANEHLERQLEAESDRRADAVTERQRAEERINRLEDRIEELQDRVSRAEEGRDEELSFRHAERCRGRRLESVLDRLRSLEAPREGALTAYVETEVPDSVREVLGDRSPLVRDAAPALVLADDAGVVAAALAPPLPPEPFSEWEDCFRLPDKWFRPTGRFGFGLVRSDTFAFGVYDGDELDAFEGFESDVISDHSKGGFSQGRFERRRDEQIDAHVDRVRNVLKTRDEDLDRTVLVGERTVLSRLESDVDVTATAGAGGTDRDALAAAFEEFWTTKLYGL, encoded by the coding sequence ATGATCGACAGGCTGCTCGGCCGCGCGGAACTGAAAGCGCGGATCGACGAACTCGAGGAAGCGAACGAGCATCTCGAACGGCAGCTCGAAGCCGAGTCGGATCGCCGGGCGGACGCCGTGACCGAGCGACAGCGAGCCGAAGAACGGATCAACCGACTCGAGGACCGGATCGAAGAGCTCCAGGACCGCGTCAGTCGGGCCGAGGAGGGTCGCGACGAGGAGCTGTCGTTCCGGCACGCCGAGCGGTGTCGCGGCCGCCGTCTCGAGTCAGTACTCGATCGTCTTCGCAGCCTCGAAGCTCCTCGGGAGGGTGCCCTGACAGCGTACGTCGAAACGGAGGTTCCGGATTCCGTGCGGGAGGTCCTCGGCGACAGGAGCCCGCTCGTTCGCGACGCCGCGCCGGCGCTCGTTCTCGCGGACGACGCTGGCGTCGTCGCCGCCGCCCTGGCCCCGCCCCTGCCGCCGGAGCCGTTCTCCGAGTGGGAGGATTGTTTTCGCCTCCCCGACAAGTGGTTCCGGCCGACGGGACGGTTCGGCTTCGGACTCGTTCGGTCGGACACGTTTGCGTTCGGCGTCTACGATGGCGACGAACTGGACGCGTTCGAGGGGTTCGAAAGCGACGTGATCTCGGATCACTCGAAAGGAGGGTTCTCACAGGGACGGTTCGAGCGCCGCCGGGACGAACAGATCGACGCCCACGTGGACCGGGTCCGGAACGTGCTGAAAACCCGGGACGAGGATCTCGATCGGACGGTTCTGGTCGGGGAGCGGACGGTGCTCTCGCGACTGGAGTCCGACGTGGACGTCACCGCGACCGCCGGTGCCGGCGGGACCGACCGGGATGCGCTCGCGGCGGCGTTCGAGGAGTTCTGGACGACGAAACTGTACGGCCTTTGA
- a CDS encoding peptidylprolyl isomerase, translating into MENPENPTATINTNFGEIEVELYEQHVPRTVENFIGLATGEKEWTHPETGETRTDPLYEDVPFHRVIGGFMIQGGDPTGTGRGGPGYTFDDEFHDDLGHDGPGVLSMANHGPDTNGSQFFITLAAQPHLDGKHAVFGQVIDGMDVVEDIGALQTDSADRPQEEALIESIDIDR; encoded by the coding sequence ATGGAGAATCCCGAGAATCCGACCGCGACGATCAACACCAACTTCGGCGAGATCGAAGTCGAACTGTACGAACAGCACGTCCCCCGAACCGTCGAGAACTTCATCGGACTCGCAACCGGCGAAAAGGAGTGGACGCACCCCGAAACCGGCGAGACGCGGACGGATCCCCTCTACGAGGACGTCCCGTTCCACCGCGTGATCGGCGGCTTCATGATCCAGGGCGGCGATCCGACCGGCACCGGACGGGGCGGCCCCGGCTACACGTTCGACGACGAGTTCCACGACGACCTGGGTCACGACGGTCCGGGCGTGTTGAGCATGGCGAACCACGGTCCCGACACGAACGGCTCGCAGTTTTTCATCACGCTGGCCGCCCAGCCCCACCTCGACGGGAAACACGCGGTCTTCGGCCAGGTCATCGACGGTATGGACGTCGTCGAGGACATCGGCGCACTCCAGACCGACAGTGCCGACCGCCCACAGGAGGAAGCGCTCATCGAGTCGATCGACATCGACCGGTGA
- a CDS encoding glutathione S-transferase N-terminal domain-containing protein, with protein sequence MTELVLYELQGCPYCAMVRETLAELELEYESRTVPRAHPERTEVQEISGQTGVPVLVDEANGVEGMTESTRIIEYLEETYGEAT encoded by the coding sequence ATGACGGAACTCGTCTTATATGAACTGCAGGGCTGTCCCTACTGTGCGATGGTCCGCGAGACGCTCGCGGAGCTAGAACTCGAGTACGAATCCAGAACCGTCCCACGGGCGCACCCGGAGCGAACGGAAGTCCAGGAAATAAGCGGTCAGACCGGCGTCCCCGTGCTTGTCGACGAGGCGAACGGCGTGGAGGGAATGACCGAGAGCACGCGGATCATCGAGTATCTCGAGGAGACGTACGGCGAGGCGACCTGA